Genomic window (Myxococcales bacterium):
GAGGCGGTCGCCAAGTCGCATCTGGCGCTGCTGCTTGATCTGCCAATCGAAAAAATCGAATGCGCGGAAACGGAGATCGCGCCATCGGCTTTGAAAGAGATGTCCTGGTATCAAGAAACCGGCCAAAAGGATCGGCGTGAATTGCGGATGGTCGGCTTGCAGGAAGGGATCGCGGGCGCGACCCGCAACGCCGCGTATCTGTCGCTGCTGCCGCAGGTCGGCGCCATCGCCTCGGCCAACTGGAACGAAGACGGACTGGACACGACGCCGGACCGCACCTACGCCGCCGGCTTCGCGCTGTCGTGGAATTTCTGGGGCTGGGGCGGCGATGTGCTCAAGGCCCGCGCCGCCGGTTATGCCCGCGAAAAGGCGATCTTCGAGGCCAACGCCACCCGGATCGACCTGCGCGTCTCTATTGAAAAAGCCTGGCGCGACGCCACCGTCGCCCGGCAGGTCGTCAAAACCTACCGCGAAACCCTCGACCAGGCCGAGGAAAATTTCCGCATCGAAAACAACCGCTATCAGATCGGTAAATCCACTGCCGCCGACTTGCTCGGCGCGCAAACCCAATTGACCGCCGCCGACACCGGTTACAAGGCCGCGCTTTATAACGTCGCCTTGGCCGACGCCAATCTGGAGGCGTCGATCGGTCATCGTCCATTTTCGCAGCTTACGGGAGAGTCGGATCATGAATAAATACACGTTGTCGAAAACGCCTCAGGTGAAAGTGATCGCTTGCGCGAGCCTGCTCGCGCTGTTGCTGCTGGTTTCGATCGGCTGCGGCAAGGGAACCGATGCCAAGCAGGACGGCGCCGGAACCGCCGAAATCGCGGTGCCGGTGAAGGTCGTGGTGGCCGGACAGGGACAGAGCGGCGGCCAGATGCTCGCGACCGGTACGCTGGAACCGGTCAATCAGACGCAGATCGGTTGCAAGGTCGGCGGGATTGTCGCGGCGGTTCACG
Coding sequences:
- a CDS encoding TolC family protein, giving the protein MKRMTLIATLTVLVLMAAPGWSFALDLKECLDRGMANSDRVKAALAGWDQARMQRYASPLNFLPTLSAQGSKTWLDVHSTMPETSVSLPAGLPAEQAQLLGAIFGAMDFSSLTAVPDHNDDLTLSAYQPLTQLPQIAFYDKVASDSTELAHLSYEVTKDQTVLYLASQYFGVLLARDRTRALQRALEQVERLKHDAENMMQQGMITKADLLKFQMRYSEVEMQLLQARNDEAVAKSHLALLLDLPIEKIECAETEIAPSALKEMSWYQETGQKDRRELRMVGLQEGIAGATRNAAYLSLLPQVGAIASANWNEDGLDTTPDRTYAAGFALSWNFWGWGGDVLKARAAGYAREKAIFEANATRIDLRVSIEKAWRDATVARQVVKTYRETLDQAEENFRIENNRYQIGKSTAADLLGAQTQLTAADTGYKAALYNVALADANLEASIGHRPFSQLTGESDHE
- a CDS encoding biotin/lipoyl-binding protein, whose translation is MNKYTLSKTPQVKVIACASLLALLLLVSIGCGKGTDAKQDGAGTAEIAVPVKVVVAGQGQSGGQMLATGTLEPVNQTQIGCKVGGIVAAVHVEVGDRVKKGQPLVTLQLTDYQLGVQQATAAYQSAQVNFETAEKNYQRVTNLKNDGSISAADFDQATLGYKAAKYGLEQAE